One Tubulanus polymorphus chromosome 5, tnTubPoly1.2, whole genome shotgun sequence DNA segment encodes these proteins:
- the LOC141905096 gene encoding uncharacterized protein LOC141905096 has product MSNVRKTVGGGGQRKKTGPKPELTEEQKQEMREAFDLFDSSGTGTIDTKELKVAMRALGFEPKKEEIRKMIANIDKDATGSIDFTDFISMMTQKMSEKDSKEEILKAFRLFDDDDTGKISFRNLKRVAKELGENLTDEELQEMIDEADRDGDGEINEQEFLRIMKKTSLY; this is encoded by the exons ATG tCGAATGTCCGTAAAACTGTTGGTGGAGGTGGACAGCGAAAGAAGACCGGTCCAAAACCTGAGCTGACCGAGgaacaaaaacaagaaatgCGAGAagcttttgatttatttgattctAGCGGAACGGGTACAATCGACACTAAGGAATTAAAG GTCGCTATGCGTGCGCTAGGTTTCGAACCGAAAAAAGAAGAGATCAGAAAAATGATCGCGAATATAGACAAAGATGCCACAG GTTCGATTGATTTCACCGATTTCATTTCGATGATGACGCAAAAAATGAGCGAAAAAGACTCGAAGGAAGAAATCCTAAAAGCGTTTCGATtgttcgacgacgacgacaccGGCAAAATATCGTTTCGTAATCTGAAACGTGTCGCTAAGGAACTTGGAGAGAATCTTACTGATGAGGAATTACAG GAAATGATAGATGAAGCTGACCGAGACGGCGATGGTGAAATAAACGAACAAGAATTCCTACGAATAATGAAGAAAACAAGTTTATACTGA
- the LOC141905850 gene encoding putative divalent cation/proton antiporter TMEM165 isoform X1, with amino-acid sequence MVFLRAPVERSSLMNLNVFSIRRWTVYIAALLVIVLWRSSSVEAGTETVSSVIAGGRNERAVAAAAGPVKIDSTGGGTGRVKGEKLIGKAKSKDEISVGFIHAFAASISVIIVSELGDKTFFIAAIMAMRHSRLTVFTGAIGALVTMTILSALLGYATTVIPRAFTYYASTVLFALFGLKMLKEGYYMSPDEGQEEYEGVQADLRKREDERAADELERQKEEVTQDPESGIIRVKRMKVFGLISRVFVEAFTLTFLAEWGDRSQITTIILAAREDVFGVILGGSIGHAICTGLAVIGGRFIAQRISVRTVTLIGGVVFLLFALSAFFINPS; translated from the exons ATGGTTTTTCTGCGCGCTCCTGTTGAAAGGAGTTCCCTCATGAATCTGAACGTGTTTAGTATTCGCCGGTGGACGGTTTATATTGCCGCATTGTTAGTTATTGTATTATGGCGTTCGTCGTCAGTAGAAGCTGGTACGGAGACCGTATCATCGGTGATCGCTGGCGGTAGAAATGAGcgtgctgttgctgctgctgccggtCCTGTGAAGATTGATTCCACCGGTGGAGGAACAGGACGTGTG AAAGGTGAAAAACTGATTGGAAAAGCGAAGTCGAAGGATGAAAtctcagttggttttattcacGCGTTCGCTGCGTCAATATCTGTGATAATAGTCTCTGAACTCGGTGATAAGACTTTCTTCATTGCCGCTATAATGGCTATGAGACATTCTAGATTGACAGTATTTACTGGTGCTATTGGAGCACTAGTTACTATGACTATACTATCAG CTTTACTCGGTTACGCAACTACTGTCATTCCGCGAGCATTTACCTACTATGCGTCCACTGTATTATTCGCTCTTTTTGgattgaaaatgttgaaagaAG GTTACTATATGTCTCCGGATGAAGGGCAAGAGGAATATGAAGGCGTGCAAGCTGATTTAAGAAAGCGCGAAGATGAG AGAGCTGCAGATGAATTAGAA cgTCAGAAAGAAGAGGTGACTCAAGACCCCGAATCTGGAATAATACGTGTTAAACGAATGAAAGTATTTGGTTTGATATCGCGGGTATTTGTGGAGGCTTTTACGCTGACGTTCCTCGCCGAATGGGGAGACCGTTCACAAATCACTACCATTATCTTAGCTGCCAGAGAG GATGTATTTGGTGTTATATTAGGAGGCTCGATTGGTCATGCTATATGTACTGGTTTAGCCGTTATAGGAGGACGTTTTATTGCTCAACGTATATCCGTTAGAACCG taACTTTGATCGGTGGAGTGGTATTTCTACTATTCGCATTGTCGGCATTTTTCATCAATCCGTCCTAG
- the LOC141905850 gene encoding putative divalent cation/proton antiporter TMEM165 isoform X2: MVFLRAPVERSSLMNLNVFSIRRWTVYIAALLVIVLWRSSSVEAGTETVSSVIAGGRNERAVAAAAGPVKIDSTGGGTGRVKGEKLIGKAKSKDEISVGFIHAFAASISVIIVSELGDKTFFIAAIMAMRHSRLTVFTGAIGALVTMTILSALLGYATTVIPRAFTYYASTVLFALFGLKMLKEGYYMSPDEGQEEYEGVQADLRKREDERQKEEVTQDPESGIIRVKRMKVFGLISRVFVEAFTLTFLAEWGDRSQITTIILAAREDVFGVILGGSIGHAICTGLAVIGGRFIAQRISVRTVTLIGGVVFLLFALSAFFINPS, from the exons ATGGTTTTTCTGCGCGCTCCTGTTGAAAGGAGTTCCCTCATGAATCTGAACGTGTTTAGTATTCGCCGGTGGACGGTTTATATTGCCGCATTGTTAGTTATTGTATTATGGCGTTCGTCGTCAGTAGAAGCTGGTACGGAGACCGTATCATCGGTGATCGCTGGCGGTAGAAATGAGcgtgctgttgctgctgctgccggtCCTGTGAAGATTGATTCCACCGGTGGAGGAACAGGACGTGTG AAAGGTGAAAAACTGATTGGAAAAGCGAAGTCGAAGGATGAAAtctcagttggttttattcacGCGTTCGCTGCGTCAATATCTGTGATAATAGTCTCTGAACTCGGTGATAAGACTTTCTTCATTGCCGCTATAATGGCTATGAGACATTCTAGATTGACAGTATTTACTGGTGCTATTGGAGCACTAGTTACTATGACTATACTATCAG CTTTACTCGGTTACGCAACTACTGTCATTCCGCGAGCATTTACCTACTATGCGTCCACTGTATTATTCGCTCTTTTTGgattgaaaatgttgaaagaAG GTTACTATATGTCTCCGGATGAAGGGCAAGAGGAATATGAAGGCGTGCAAGCTGATTTAAGAAAGCGCGAAGATGAG cgTCAGAAAGAAGAGGTGACTCAAGACCCCGAATCTGGAATAATACGTGTTAAACGAATGAAAGTATTTGGTTTGATATCGCGGGTATTTGTGGAGGCTTTTACGCTGACGTTCCTCGCCGAATGGGGAGACCGTTCACAAATCACTACCATTATCTTAGCTGCCAGAGAG GATGTATTTGGTGTTATATTAGGAGGCTCGATTGGTCATGCTATATGTACTGGTTTAGCCGTTATAGGAGGACGTTTTATTGCTCAACGTATATCCGTTAGAACCG taACTTTGATCGGTGGAGTGGTATTTCTACTATTCGCATTGTCGGCATTTTTCATCAATCCGTCCTAG
- the LOC141905220 gene encoding rab proteins geranylgeranyltransferase component A 2-like isoform X2 yields MDEELPTEYDVIILGTVAESIVAAAFARIGQRVLHLDRNDHYGGDWSTFNFDGIQRWIESHQEVTVEAAASAGIDDSSLIQEGETLIPLIQNSQTITNLLQNWFIRHEDKEYDNSEPLVPSNTPVSQCSFQLDIQLKDDNEADSEATEEGSSTTPVVADSASEEVAGCSEEVAGCSEEVAGCSEEVAVCSEEVAGCSGESKAKEVMPCNVQIEEKINQHLKKEWTVEELKRQWRKFNIDLSPKLLFCRGPLVELLISSDVAKYCEFKTVSRILTRMNDKLEQVPCSRADVFSSKAVSMIEKRMLMKFLTFCMDYDQHPEDYAGFEDRPFKDFLISRKLTPNIQHYVLQAIAMATEHTPTADGLAAVKKFLVSLGRYGNTAFLWTLYGSGELPQAFCRMCAVFGGIYCLRKTISNVIIDSENKCIGAISDGVRFKCKWLVAEASYASSSLLPQINNDRKISRAFFLTKRSIKEGTKDEVTFLRIPHSSLPEPVTVIELSASTYSVPEGLYLVHVFCRGVNEAREDLQFIEEILFPSESTTTSSSAASEDGEFDAGSPILWSVYFNQADHSDIDLESGRPDNVVLCSGPDNQLDFDCAVQQARCIFSRICPDEEFLPRAPNPEDIIYDDGANTTPQDPGFGPRQDENSQAADNTETSPSASGGNGPRPNTTSEETASAPVGAVDGVAADHGTHPDTTPELEQETSTEATSAEGTSTQHLTNIEPVEQSLDNKNTVE; encoded by the exons ATGGACGAAGAATTACCTACAGAATATGATGTTATTATTCTTGGTACAG TTGCTGAAAGTATTGTCGCTGCTGCATTTGCCAGAATAGGACAAAGAGTGCTTCATCTGGATAG GAACGACCATTACGGAGGCGATTGGTCGACTTTCAATTTCGATGGAATACAAAGATGGATCGAAAGTCACCAGGAAGTCACAGTAGAAGCAGCAGCCAGTGCTGGGATCGATGATTCATCTCTGATTCAGGAAGGAGAGACTTTGATTCCTCTCATACAAAATTCACAAACAATCACTAATCTACTGCAGAATTGGTTTATCAG GCATGAAGATAAAGAATATGACAACTCAGAACCACTCGTACCTTCCAATACTCCAGTCTCTCAATGTTCCTTCCAATTAGATATACAACTTAAAG atgaTAATGAAGCAGATTCTGAAGCAACTGAAGAAGGATCTTCAACTACTCCAGTTGTGGCTGATTCCGCATCAGAGGAAGTCGCCGGTTGTTCGGAGGAAGTCGCAGGTTGTTCGGAGGAAGTCGCGGGTTGTTCGGAGGAAGTCGCAGTTTGTTCGGAGGAAGTCGCAGGTTGTTCTGGAGAATCGAAGGCTAAAGAAGTCATGCCGTGTAATGTACAAATTGAGGAGAAAATAAACCAACATCTGAAGAAAGAATGGACTGTAGAAGAATTGAAACGTCAGTGGAGAAAATTCAACATCGATCTTTCACCGAAG CTGTTGTTTTGTCGCGGACCTTTAGTGGAACTTCTCATTTCATCAGATGTTGCGAAATACTGCGAGTTTAAAACTGTATCACGAATACTCACTCGAATGAATGATAAACTTGAACAG GTGCCATGTTCTAGAGCTGATGTATTCAGCAGTAAAGCAGTttcaatgattgaaaaacgaatgCTGATGAAATTCTTAACATTTTGTATGGACTATGATCAACATCCTGAAGATTATGCAG gatttgaAGATCGTCCTTTCAAAGATTTTCTAATATCTCGTAAGCTGACTCCAAATATTCAACACTACGTTCTGCAGGCTATTGCTATGGCAACCGAGCATACTCCCACCGCAGAC GGTCTCGCCGCCGTGAAGAAATTCTTAGTTTCTCTCGGTCGCTATGGAAATACGGCATTCTTATGGACCTTATATGGAAGTGGAGAGTTGCCGCAAGCGTTTTGCCG AATGTGCGCTGTTTTTGGTGGTATCTATTGTTTACGAAAAACCATCTCAAATGTGATAATCGATTCGGAAAACAA ATGTATCGGTGCTATATCTGATGGTGTTAGATTCAAATGCAA GTGGTTAGTCGCTGAAGCCAGTTATGCTAGTTCATCGTTACTTCCACAGATCAAcaatgatagaaaaatatcACGGGCATTTTTCCTTACGAAGAGATCCATTAAAGAGGGCACGAAAGATGAG GTGACATTTTTACGCATTCCACATTCATCATTACCTGAACCAGTAACTGTTATTGAATTGTCCGCCTCCACCTATTCAGTACCAGAAGGCCTTT aTTTAGTGCATGTATTTTGTCGCGGTGTAAATGAAGCGAGAGAAGATTTACAATTCATCGAAGAGATTCTGTTCCCATCGGAATCAACAACAACCAGTAGTAGTGCTGCATCAGAGGATGGAG AGTTTGATGCCGGATCTCCAATTTTATGGTCGGTTTATTTCAACCAAGCCGATCACAGTGATATAGATCTTGAGTCCGGAAGACCTGATAATGTTGTGTTGTGTAGTGGCCCTGATAATCAGCTTGATTTCGACTGCGCTGTTCAACAG gcGCGATGTATATTCTCGAGAATTTGTCCGGATGAAGAGTTTTTGCCGCGTGCTCCGAACCCGGAGGATATTATATACGACGATGGAGCTAACACTACACCGCAGGATCCAGGATTCGGACCGCGACAAGATGAAAACTCACAGGCTGCTGATAACACTGAGACGAGTCCATCTGCTTCGGGTGGAAACGGGCCTCGACCAAACACAACATCAGAGGAAACTGCATCTGCACCGGTCGGTGCTGTCGATGGTGTAGCTGCTGATCATGGAACTCATCCGGATACAACTCCTGAACTAGAACAAGAGACATCTACAGAAGCAACGAGTGCTGAAGGAACATCTACCCAACATTTGACTAATATTGAACCTGTCGAACAAAGTTTAGACAATAAAAATACTGTAGAATAA
- the LOC141905220 gene encoding rab proteins geranylgeranyltransferase component A 2-like isoform X1, with amino-acid sequence MDEELPTEYDVIILGTGVAESIVAAAFARIGQRVLHLDRNDHYGGDWSTFNFDGIQRWIESHQEVTVEAAASAGIDDSSLIQEGETLIPLIQNSQTITNLLQNWFIRHEDKEYDNSEPLVPSNTPVSQCSFQLDIQLKDDNEADSEATEEGSSTTPVVADSASEEVAGCSEEVAGCSEEVAGCSEEVAVCSEEVAGCSGESKAKEVMPCNVQIEEKINQHLKKEWTVEELKRQWRKFNIDLSPKLLFCRGPLVELLISSDVAKYCEFKTVSRILTRMNDKLEQVPCSRADVFSSKAVSMIEKRMLMKFLTFCMDYDQHPEDYAGFEDRPFKDFLISRKLTPNIQHYVLQAIAMATEHTPTADGLAAVKKFLVSLGRYGNTAFLWTLYGSGELPQAFCRMCAVFGGIYCLRKTISNVIIDSENKCIGAISDGVRFKCKWLVAEASYASSSLLPQINNDRKISRAFFLTKRSIKEGTKDEVTFLRIPHSSLPEPVTVIELSASTYSVPEGLYLVHVFCRGVNEAREDLQFIEEILFPSESTTTSSSAASEDGEFDAGSPILWSVYFNQADHSDIDLESGRPDNVVLCSGPDNQLDFDCAVQQARCIFSRICPDEEFLPRAPNPEDIIYDDGANTTPQDPGFGPRQDENSQAADNTETSPSASGGNGPRPNTTSEETASAPVGAVDGVAADHGTHPDTTPELEQETSTEATSAEGTSTQHLTNIEPVEQSLDNKNTVE; translated from the exons ATGGACGAAGAATTACCTACAGAATATGATGTTATTATTCTTGGTACAG GAGTTGCTGAAAGTATTGTCGCTGCTGCATTTGCCAGAATAGGACAAAGAGTGCTTCATCTGGATAG GAACGACCATTACGGAGGCGATTGGTCGACTTTCAATTTCGATGGAATACAAAGATGGATCGAAAGTCACCAGGAAGTCACAGTAGAAGCAGCAGCCAGTGCTGGGATCGATGATTCATCTCTGATTCAGGAAGGAGAGACTTTGATTCCTCTCATACAAAATTCACAAACAATCACTAATCTACTGCAGAATTGGTTTATCAG GCATGAAGATAAAGAATATGACAACTCAGAACCACTCGTACCTTCCAATACTCCAGTCTCTCAATGTTCCTTCCAATTAGATATACAACTTAAAG atgaTAATGAAGCAGATTCTGAAGCAACTGAAGAAGGATCTTCAACTACTCCAGTTGTGGCTGATTCCGCATCAGAGGAAGTCGCCGGTTGTTCGGAGGAAGTCGCAGGTTGTTCGGAGGAAGTCGCGGGTTGTTCGGAGGAAGTCGCAGTTTGTTCGGAGGAAGTCGCAGGTTGTTCTGGAGAATCGAAGGCTAAAGAAGTCATGCCGTGTAATGTACAAATTGAGGAGAAAATAAACCAACATCTGAAGAAAGAATGGACTGTAGAAGAATTGAAACGTCAGTGGAGAAAATTCAACATCGATCTTTCACCGAAG CTGTTGTTTTGTCGCGGACCTTTAGTGGAACTTCTCATTTCATCAGATGTTGCGAAATACTGCGAGTTTAAAACTGTATCACGAATACTCACTCGAATGAATGATAAACTTGAACAG GTGCCATGTTCTAGAGCTGATGTATTCAGCAGTAAAGCAGTttcaatgattgaaaaacgaatgCTGATGAAATTCTTAACATTTTGTATGGACTATGATCAACATCCTGAAGATTATGCAG gatttgaAGATCGTCCTTTCAAAGATTTTCTAATATCTCGTAAGCTGACTCCAAATATTCAACACTACGTTCTGCAGGCTATTGCTATGGCAACCGAGCATACTCCCACCGCAGAC GGTCTCGCCGCCGTGAAGAAATTCTTAGTTTCTCTCGGTCGCTATGGAAATACGGCATTCTTATGGACCTTATATGGAAGTGGAGAGTTGCCGCAAGCGTTTTGCCG AATGTGCGCTGTTTTTGGTGGTATCTATTGTTTACGAAAAACCATCTCAAATGTGATAATCGATTCGGAAAACAA ATGTATCGGTGCTATATCTGATGGTGTTAGATTCAAATGCAA GTGGTTAGTCGCTGAAGCCAGTTATGCTAGTTCATCGTTACTTCCACAGATCAAcaatgatagaaaaatatcACGGGCATTTTTCCTTACGAAGAGATCCATTAAAGAGGGCACGAAAGATGAG GTGACATTTTTACGCATTCCACATTCATCATTACCTGAACCAGTAACTGTTATTGAATTGTCCGCCTCCACCTATTCAGTACCAGAAGGCCTTT aTTTAGTGCATGTATTTTGTCGCGGTGTAAATGAAGCGAGAGAAGATTTACAATTCATCGAAGAGATTCTGTTCCCATCGGAATCAACAACAACCAGTAGTAGTGCTGCATCAGAGGATGGAG AGTTTGATGCCGGATCTCCAATTTTATGGTCGGTTTATTTCAACCAAGCCGATCACAGTGATATAGATCTTGAGTCCGGAAGACCTGATAATGTTGTGTTGTGTAGTGGCCCTGATAATCAGCTTGATTTCGACTGCGCTGTTCAACAG gcGCGATGTATATTCTCGAGAATTTGTCCGGATGAAGAGTTTTTGCCGCGTGCTCCGAACCCGGAGGATATTATATACGACGATGGAGCTAACACTACACCGCAGGATCCAGGATTCGGACCGCGACAAGATGAAAACTCACAGGCTGCTGATAACACTGAGACGAGTCCATCTGCTTCGGGTGGAAACGGGCCTCGACCAAACACAACATCAGAGGAAACTGCATCTGCACCGGTCGGTGCTGTCGATGGTGTAGCTGCTGATCATGGAACTCATCCGGATACAACTCCTGAACTAGAACAAGAGACATCTACAGAAGCAACGAGTGCTGAAGGAACATCTACCCAACATTTGACTAATATTGAACCTGTCGAACAAAGTTTAGACAATAAAAATACTGTAGAATAA